In Amphiura filiformis chromosome 2, Afil_fr2py, whole genome shotgun sequence, one DNA window encodes the following:
- the LOC140143113 gene encoding uncharacterized protein has translation MLSSDKDTCVVPGDVLTTRYIKPEVRPRKGEKTWLAENDRVVIGELLPQGYSFMNFPRKLDPHGGIGIIYKSNLNIQKAPTDIETPSFEHASVIIKKLGIRLILVYRPPPSKENGLKVPQFLEEFDAFINEISMAPVKTLLLGDFNIHVDLPSKPDSARFLESLAENGFQQHVHQSTHKDGHTLDLIISRNEENLVTKCQVLPTLGSDHELINCAINCEKPQPMKVSSNVRNIKGIDSVSFANDLASSLSDLDFGEDSAEEMLGKFDSSILSVLNTHAPPRQRARSIKPTSPWFDETIRDARRKRRQCERKWLKSKNKCDHDDYVEQTKVTSKLIQHAKENYYQEQLENSSNKNMFVTLNKLLNNVTKQLPDFDNLNEMCNSFARFFVEKVSKIRQDLDSVPSALPDCKPLEYCQNLLSKNVSLSSFNQVTVEEVCKIISSMPLKSCALDTIPLWLFKENVELLCKPLTSIINVSLSTGVFPSKLREAIVSPS, from the exons ATGCTTTCATCAGATAAGGACACGTGTGTTGTACCAGGTGATGTACTTACCACGCGGTATATAAAACCTGAAGTGCGCCCAAGGAAGGGAGAGA AAACATGGCTAGCTGAGAATGACCGTGTTGTGATTGGGGAATTGCTCCCACAAGGGTATTCATTCATGAATTTCCCTAGGAAACTCGATCCGCATGGTGGCATTGGGATCATATACAAGTCTAATCTTAATATTCAAAAAGCTCCAACTGACATTGAAACGCCATCTTTTGAACATGCATCTGTCATAATTAAGAAACTTGGCATTAGACTTATCCTAGTGTATCGCCCCCCTCCGTCGAAAGAAAATGGCCTTAAAGTGCCGCAATTTCTTGAGGAGTTCGATGCATTCATCAACGAAATTAGCATGGCCCCTGTAAAGACTTTACTATTAGGCGACTTTAACATCCATGTCGACCTCCCATCCAAACCTGATTCTGCTCGATTCCTAGAATCACTCGCTGAAAATGGTTTCCAACAGCATGTTCATCAGTCTACTCATAAGGACGGACACACTTTGGACCTGATCATATCTCGCAATGAAGAAAATCTTGTAACTAAGTGCCAAGTCTTGCCAACGCTAGGATCTGATCATGAACTTATTAACTGTGCAATAAATTGTGAGAAACCCCAACCTATGAAAGTTTCAAGTAATGTTAGAAATATAAAGGGGATTGATAGTGTTTCATTTGCTAATGACCTTGCATCAAGTTTGAGCGACCTGGACTTTGGTGAGGACTCTGCTGAGGAGATGCTTGGGAAGTTTGACTCTTCTATTCTAAGTGTGTTGAACACCCATGCACCTCCGCGGCAGCGTGCTCGCAGTATCAAGCCCACGTCGCCCTGGTTTGATGAAACAATCAGAGATGCTAGACGTAAACGTAGACAATGTGAAAGAAAGTGGTTAAAAAGTAAGAACAAATGTGATCATGATGACTATGTTGAACAAACTAAGGTTACTAGTAAACTCATACAACATGCCAAGGAAAACTATTATCAAGAACAACTTGAGAATTCAAGCAATAAGAACATGTTTGTGACTCTGAACAAACTCTTGAACAATGTTACTAAACAACTTCCTGACTTTGATAACTTGAATGAAATGTGCAATTCATTTGCCAGATTCTTTGTTGAAAAGGTTTCTAAAATCAGGCAGGATCTTGATAGTGTACCTAGTGCTCTTCCAGATTGCAAACCTTTAGAGTACTGTCAGAATCTTTTAAGCAAAAATGTTTCTTTGTCTTCATTTAACCAGGTCACTGTTGAAGAGGTGTGTAAAATCATATCATCTATGCCACTCAAATCATGTGCTTTAGATACCATTCCTCTGTGGTTGTTTAAAGAGAACGTTGAATTGTTGTGTAAACCGTTAACATCTATAATTAATGTGTCTTTAAGTACAGGTGTCTTTCCATCTAAGCTCCGTGAGGCGATTGTATCCCCCTCTTGA